The Juglans regia cultivar Chandler chromosome 16, Walnut 2.0, whole genome shotgun sequence nucleotide sequence TGGAAAGCTgaatctatatatttaattaggtTTTGTCAGTTTATGATTTGTTAGTGGCATTTTAAAGATTGAGTTTGTGGCTGTGCTGCTTTTAGGATTGCTGCCCTTCAATTCTGTTTGAGGCAATTTTGTACAGCAAGTGTGGTTACCTCACTTTTGGGAGGGGATTTTTTATCAGACAACTTAAGATTACACTAAACACATAACTGTTAGAAgtattaattggttttttcaATGAtgtcctacttttttttttttttttttataagtaatgtcCCGCTTTTATTAttactgctctctctctctctctctctctctctctcaccctctctctctttcctacATGTGCATGGCCACACACGTATTGGACTATTCTCTGTTATAGGTGACCAACAAAACACCATAATTCTACTAGGAATTGCTTTATTAGAGCACCAATATGTAGCACAGTTAGAAGGTTATATAGCTTCACACACGACATTATTAATCAATgcctacaaaataaaaattcatttgttaaaaacattcaatataGATGTCAAATTGTGACTgctttatataataaaaaaatgtcccTCTTTGGGGCGCAGACTGATTGGGTCTCTAATCTGTCACATGTTGTTGATATTGCTTTCAACAGGTTTTAGATAGTCGTGGACACTTGCTGGTAGCATTGGGTTACGGATTATGGCCTTCTATGGTTCTTATCTCAGAAATTGTCCAGACTTTCATCTTGGCAGATTTCTGTTACTATTATGTCAAAAGGTTGGTTTGCAAACTTTGACGTATTTTTTCTACCCCCCTAATGACTGGATGTGACCCGTTTGCCTTAAGGTGGTATAAATGTgttttatctaaaattactGTAAACTTAATTATTTGCTTGGCAGTGTTTTTGGTGGCCAGCTTGTCCTTCGCCTTCCCTCTGGAGTGGTGTGACAGGGAGACTCCTTGCCGTATACGTTCAATGAATGCAGTGCCATCTAAAGATTAACTTAACTGGGCATTCTGGGTGGTTATCTTTGTTTAAGTTACGGTTTTTGGTCTCCACACGGTTCTGATTCTCCCTGTAATGACTATTTGTCAAATGTATTTGTAAAGATGGGGATGCAGAAGactttgatatttatatatgaaaactggATTCCGATAGTTGGTCTATGTTTCCAGTGTCAACTTTAACATCTGGCTCATAAGTTCATCATCGTGTTAGCTTTTCCGACTCGAGCTATTTTTAAATGGTTAGCGGCAAGTATTAATCACTTGAATGATTCCAAAGTCATAATAACACCCTGGTTTGTGTTGTTTTCTTGGGAAGGAGGAAGCCTTTAAAAGGGCGATTTTAGTATTCATGCAAGCCTtcacttttcattttctatcCTATGATGGTCTCCGGTCGTCCGGTCGCCCTTCATGTGTTATAGTGTGGTAGATCTTTTGATTTTAACGGAGGAAGAACAGGTCGCCATCAATCGATTTCTTCCTCGTTTCCTCTCATTTAAATGAAGGTCGTACTGTTAGAACTGCTGTCTGTGTTAGAACTCATATATTGGAGATAAGTTTCTTGTTGAACGCTTAGTCGcagatgagatggaatgagatgagttgagataaaagttaaaagttgaataaaatattatttttattttgaaatgtgaaaaagttaaattgtttattttattttgtatgaagatttgagaaagttgtaatgattaaatgagaagagagaaaaatgattgGGAAAACAAATGAGTTTCAAGATCATTTTGATTTCTTTGGAGGATATTAGGCTAAATTCCATTAGAAGCTCAATGAGACTAAGAAGCAAATTGCATCAACAGACCTTATTAGGCCGTATGGTATGAACCTATAGATTATGGAATACAATGTCTTGTTGCAATGGAAGTTTCCGTGATGTTGGAGCACGATATTCTCAGACAGTGAGGTTCCTTGCTAGAATTCCCTCAAAGGAAATCCCAGGTCCGAAAGCCAGTATCAGGCCCCATTCATTATCTCCTTGATTTTCCTTCTTAATCTTGAGGTTCTCTTCTATCATGTACTCCAGCACATACACAATCGTGTTACTGCTAGCATTGCCATAATCCATTAGAGCTCGTCTGCTTGCATTTAGTTTCTCTGGTAACAATTCAAGCCGCTTTTCCATGCGATTCAAGATTGCAGGCCCACCCGGATGGACTGCCCAAAACATCTTATTGTATTCCTTGTCGGGAAACCCAACAACTTTGACCAACTTCGTACAGAATCCTTCAATGTTATCTTCTATTATCTGGGGAAGCTCCCTTGCTAGCTTGAAGCTAATCCCCTCTTCTGTTAGCCGTCCATCAATTGTCTTCTCAGTGTCTGGCAGGAATTGCTGGATTGCCGTATGCAGTTCAAAGAGAGGCTTTTCATAGCCTAAAACTGGGTCTGAGCCAATTAACATGGCTCCAGCACCATCCCCAAAAAGTGCAACACCAACCAGATCATATGGTCTCTCAGCACTCGGCGGCTTGAACCCAATAATGGTGGTTTCAGAAGTTGCAAGCAAAACTCGGCTCCCAGGATTGTTTTCGGCTATGTCTTTTGCGACTCGGAGGCCAGCAACCCCTCCTGAGCAACCCACAAAATAGAGCATGACCCTTTGAGTGTTAGGACTAAGTCCAAGTCCTTTTGCTAGGTAAAGGTCCCCACCGGGTAGCCGAGCTTCGCTTGACGACACATAGACTAAGTGAGTTATATCTGAAATAGGTCTGCCCCAATTCTTGAGGCAAGCTTGTGAAGCTTCAACAGCCATCCTTGTGACTGCATCATTACAGATATCTAGCCTTTGCCTTAAAGTGGGTAAGCCTTCGACGGCAAGCTCCGGATACTTCTTTAGGATCTCTTCTGACATTACCACATACCTCGTTTGGACTGTCGTTGTCTTGCCTGCAAATTGCCATAGAGAAACATAATGACAGGATAGCTATGGAGCTAAATATACCACATGAAGTGTCAACTTGCCTAATAAATTGTAATGCATGGCATGAATTTTGGAGCAGAAGAAGGTTTTGTGATTTGGCTTGCAATGACCATTTAGTTGGATAAATACGTGGGCGTGGAAACGTTAGTTCTAGCGCCGATCCAAGAAATGCAACACACATTTATATGGTCCCAATACTACAATCTTCTACAACACATATACACTGAATAACAAAACTAGTAGCAAAATAAGAGTGATGTTATCGGAGTTACAGAGTCGAGTAAGCTTCTGTTTGAGGACTGGATCGTCACAGTTGGTGTCTTTGAAATACCCATCAACGAGATAATCTTGCATGACAAGTTGGTGAGGAAATGCCTTGCCAAGAGCCAAAATCGTAGCTTTGCCTGGGTTTGCCCACTTTGTAGAACCTCCTTGAGCAACATCCTCACTTCCCATCTCTTCCTGGCTCCTTCAAAGGAGATGTTGATAAGTATGTTTGCAGAATTGCAGTGAATCAAGCACATGACTACCACATATATACAGTTCAACCGCATGCTTCAACCATCAAAACAAGCTTGAAAGGACCAATTGTTTAAATATACCACAGCCAATTTTCTATGAGCACGATAAAGGTTATTACAATTTCATAAAAGGCTGGGACATGAAGCGTGCAACTTCTTATTTATTTGAGTAATCGTTTAGTTGAAGAGCAAGCCATTCATGTAAAAGCCATGTTTAGATGCGTTGGTAGATGTTTGGTGTAGAATTTGGGACTATAATTGTTGTGTAATGTTTgtgtaatgctagatatagtaGTCTCAcgtatttcttcaaaaaaatcgTGAAGCTTacaattaaaaagtgtttttttattttattttattttatttttatgtaaatctcaaatttgtccTATTTTTTCAACGAGGCAAGAGATACACATTCCacaattgtacaaattattttttattttattaataatcaattcatGGCCTTGGCATAGACAATTATTAAGTATTtagttttgttaaaaaatatatacaaacaacaataaatgtaataatgtttattttatatttttatccccttaaatttatataagaacttaaatgagattttatttatttatttatcaaaatccaGTTGGCGGAAAGTGAAACCCGCAAGGGGCAATTGAAGATTTGAGTCCAAAACGCAAGAAAGTGACATCCAAGAATAtgcattattattgttttgggattcaTGTTTTTAGATTcggagatgaattgaaataattttaggtaaattaaataaaatattattaaaatattaatttttaatattattattattttaaaatttgaaaaagttaattatttattatactttgtgtaaaaatttaaaaaaattatatcaattaaatgagatgaattttcaatccaaaccatGGATATCTCTGCCGAAAAAGAGCTCCAAAGCTTTAAATTGTGCTTAACTCAGAGCCCTCGACCAAGCATTGCTTCAGTGGACTTTATGGCGTCAGAGCGAACAGTCACTATGTTTTGGTATTTGTAATATGAAAATGGAACTTCTTGACCAAAGTCATTTTTTCAATCACATGAATAGATACCAAACGATTGGCAGAGGAAAAACAACCCCAGACAACGATTGGCTGTGAATGCTGCTGCTTCAAACTAAACATAAATATAGGCATTACACTTTCAACATGTACCTCCTCAAACTATGGACTATTGCTATTTTGCCTTTAAGAGCACACActttagataaattgaatacGTTAAGATAGAGGTTTATGGGACACTTCAAATATAGTTCCATAGAGTTCGACAACTTAAGATATAACTAGCGTCAAAGCTCAGAGAGGCATTTCCCGTTGATGAAATCAATAACCTGAGTAACTGCCTGATCAAGTGCAGCAGTCACAGTTGCCAAATTCTGCAAGAATTCCTCGGCAGTTGGTTTCTCGCCATCCACTATATCAGTCACAGCTTTTACAAATATTGCAGGGACTTTCAAAAGGTCTGCCACATAGGCAACGGCAGCTccctgaaaacaaaaaaatcaggAAAATGCCTAAATGTAGGATTTCATGAAAAACAGTTCATTTCTAATCTACAATTAGATCCTAGAAACATAGTACATTTATTTGATAACTTGTAGTTTTCTACCTAAGCCACTCCTTTACCAAAGATGTGCTCCACAGATTGCAACTAATACAATGAAGTAAGAAATATGTTGGGCATATGTCCAGTGGCACTGCCCATGAGAAGGATGACAAATATTGCGGCCGAAGAGACAGACATACATACATGGACACACTTGAGCTAATAGGGATAgatttgacatgaaatgtgatTGCAATCTATGTCATTCCTCATGGTTTGGAAGGACTTCAGTTGTAGGGTCCATCCCCG carries:
- the LOC109006566 gene encoding type III polyketide synthase B → MGSEDVAQGGSTKWANPGKATILALGKAFPHQLVMQDYLVDGYFKDTNCDDPVLKQKLTRLCKTTTVQTRYVVMSEEILKKYPELAVEGLPTLRQRLDICNDAVTRMAVEASQACLKNWGRPISDITHLVYVSSSEARLPGGDLYLAKGLGLSPNTQRVMLYFVGCSGGVAGLRVAKDIAENNPGSRVLLATSETTIIGFKPPSAERPYDLVGVALFGDGAGAMLIGSDPVLGYEKPLFELHTAIQQFLPDTEKTIDGRLTEEGISFKLARELPQIIEDNIEGFCTKLVKVVGFPDKEYNKMFWAVHPGGPAILNRMEKRLELLPEKLNASRRALMDYGNASSNTIVYVLEYMIEENLKIKKENQGDNEWGLILAFGPGISFEGILARNLTV